The following proteins are encoded in a genomic region of Pseudorca crassidens isolate mPseCra1 chromosome 5, mPseCra1.hap1, whole genome shotgun sequence:
- the KRTAP8-1 gene encoding keratin-associated protein 8-1, whose protein sequence is MERRESIILRKRIPLLSRPPTPDTMCYNNFSSTVFPGCYWGSYSYPLGYSVGCGYVSTHSPVGYGFGYGYNGCGAFDYRRFWPSALY, encoded by the coding sequence atggagagaagggaatccATCATACTGAGGAAACGCATTCCACTGCTATCTAGGCCCCCAACTCCAGACACCATGTGCTATAACAACTTCTCCAGCACTGTCTTCCCAGGATGCTACTGGGGCAGCTACAGCTACCCCCTGGGGTATAGTGTTGGCTGTGGCTACGTCAGCACCCACTCCCCAGTGGGCTATGGTTTTGGCTATGGCTACAATGGATGTGGGGCTTTCGACTACAGAAGATTCTGGCCATCTGCTCTCtattga